In Beijerinckia indica subsp. indica ATCC 9039, the genomic window CCCTGATCCCCCGCGAGACCCGCAATGGCCTTGAATAATTTATGCCCCAAGAGCACCGGATTGCCGCGTCTGCCGCGATAGCTGGGAAAAACCGCCGCGGATTCGTATGAGCTTTCCTCGAATCGCATCACGAGATCCGTGACGAGAGTGCTCGTGACGAGCGGCATGTCGCCCAAGAGCACGATCATGCCGACCGCTTCTTGCGGCAAGGCTGCGAGCGCACACCGCAAGGACGTCGAGAGGCCTTCCCCATAATCGGGATTATGGACGAAGGAGACAGGCAGATCGCCCAAAATCCGTTCGATAGCCTCACGCTCATGGCCCGTCACGACCATGACGGGACAGGCTGAGGAAGACAAAGCAGCCTCGGTGACATGGCGAACAAGGGCCTTGCCCTTGAATTCGGCAAGCAGCTTATTGCCTCCACCTGTCGCGGCGAAACGGTGACCCTGGCCTGCCGCCAATATGACGGCGACGACCTTCTTTTTTTCATTCATCCGAGGATCATTTCATTTCACTGGGCTCATACCGCCGCTTCCGCGACCGCGCCCTTTGCTTCCGGTTGGCGCGCGGGCTTCTGTTTGAGGGACGCAATGATCTCAGCCATGATGGAAATGGCAATTTCCACAGGGCTCACTGCTCCGATATCGAGACCGATCGGCGCATGAATACGCGCGAGGTCCGCCTCATCAAAACCCTCAGCGCGCAATCGGTCCTGGCGCTTGTCATGCGTCTTACGCGAACCAAGCGCGCCGATATAGAAACAGTCGGCTCTCAGCGCTTCGATCAAGGCCGGATCGTCGATACGCGGATCATGGCTGAGAACAGCCATAGCCGTGTGCGCATCGAGCGTTTGTTCTTGCAGGGCGACCTGCGGCCATTCCGAAACAATCCTCACATCGGGAAAGCGTTCCGGCGTGGCAAAGGCCGTACGTGGATCGATGATGAGTACATCAAAACCCGTCAAACGAGCCAATGGAACCAGGGCCTGAGCGATATGGCCCGCGCCGATCACGATCAACCGCGTCGGCGGCCGATGCACCTCTATGAAGAGGGAATGGCCATTGTGGTCCAAAGCACCGCTTTGACCGAGTTGCAAGCGCGTCTCGATGGCCGCTTTCAAGGAAACATCCAGAGCGTCTTCCTCCGAAGCACTGGCATGGATTTCGTCAGCATAGATCAATCTTTGATGTCCAGAACCAAGATCCGTAATGACCAGAACGGGACGGCGTGCCCGGCGCGCCGCGTTCAGTTCCGCCAGCAAAGCCAAACGCATCAATCTATCCTCTCGACGAAAACCCGGATCTTGCCGCCACAAGAGAGGCCAGAGCGCCACGCCGTTTCATCGGCGACACCAAATTCCAGGAGACGCGCGCGGCCATCCTCCAAAACATCCATGGCCTCGGTAATGATCTCGGCCTCAACGCAACCGCCGGACACCGATCCTTCAAAATGGCCTTCGCTGTCGATGACCAGATGACTGCCGCTCGGCCGAGGTGCTGATCCCCAGGTTTCGACTACCGTCGCCAAGGCGACGGAGCGCCCGCTTTCCCGCCACATTTGCGCCAGCAGGAGGAGATCGTCGTCTCTCATCATCATTTCCGTCCACCAACCCGCACCTCTCTCCCTTCATGTTGTCCGAAGAGCCGGCGGACACAAGTTCGGGATGAACGCATTTCAGTGAATACTCGTCACTGCCATTGGGCCTCACAGCGATGAATGTCAAAGAAGCACAATCGGTCGCGCGATCGGCCTGCTCACCCCTTTATCGAGAGCCCGCGATGCGCCATAAAACGCGGAGTCTCGGCCCCGATTCGGATCATAAAGTGAAGGCCAAGATAACGGGGAAAGAAGCCACATGACGCAGATCCTTGTTGCTGGCCGATCCTTTCATGTGCAGGTCGAAGGCCAGGAAGCGCTTCCCGTTTTAATGCTGGCGCATCCCCTCGGTGCGGATCTCGGGATCTGGAACGCTTTGATCGAGGCTCTGCTCCCCCATTTCCGGATCGTTCGTTATGATGCGCGGGGCCATGGTGGCAGCAGCGTGGTGGCCGGGCCATATTCCATCGCCGATCTTGGCCGCGATGCTCTAGGCCTTATGGATGCCTTAGGTCTCGACCAGGTTCATTGGCTCGGTCAATCCATGGGCGGCATGGTGGGCCAATGGCTGCTGGCCCATGCACCCGAGCGTATTGAACGGGCGGTGCTCGCCAATACGACAGCGCGGTCCAATGATCCGAATGTCTGGAATCAACGGATCGCGACCGTACGCATCCATGGCATGAAAGCCATTGCCGAGGCGGTCCTCGAACGCTGGTTCACATCGGCGTTCCGCACCGCCAATCCCGCTTTGATCGAGCCCATCCGGCAAACTCTTTTGCGGACGACACCCGAGGGTTATATCGCCTGCTGCGCCGCCATACGCGACATGGATCTCCATGAAGCGATTCGCGCGGTCGAGCAGTCGGTTCTGGTGATCATGGGGCAGGACGATCCCTCGACCCCACCCACTGAGGGCTTGGCGATCGCTGAGGCGATCGAGGCCGCCCAAACGCTTCTGCTCGAGGCGGCGCATATTTCCCATATCGAGGCGAATGCGCCGTTCACGAAAGCAGTGGTGGATTTTCTCACCGCGCCAACCCGGAAGCTCCAGTCTCGCCGGGGTCCCGCCATTGCACGTTCCACGGCCAGAAGACCGACTTCGCCGCGCAAAACATTAACACCCGTCCAGGTGGACAAACCTCCAGTCAAACGAACGACGACAAAACCGGTCCCCAAGAAGGTCGCGACGAAAGCCGCGCCTCAAAAGCAAGCCAATGCCCCAAAGAGTGCAGTGAAAAAATCCCTCTCGCGCAAAGGCCCACCCGCCAAAATCCTGGATAAATCGATCGATAGAACCAGGGACCAGGGTGAAAAGACCGAGACGGTGCAAGGCGGCGCAAAGCCTACGAAAAGCACTTTCTCCCGTCGCCCGCCGACGCGGCGGAAATAAGGGAAACAGGCTTAGCCCTTTTATCGCGGCGCGGATCCAGCGGAACCATTATCCGCCACGGGCGCATGATCCGTCACCGCACCTGATTTTGAAGCCGCAGGTGCGGAATGAGACCCGGCGGGTTTGGGAGCAGCCGGTTTCACCGTTTTGGCAGCAGCCGTCTTGGGGGCAGGTTTCGGGGTGGGATTGGGTGCGGATTTGGCCCCCGCAGGCTGTTCGCCCTCCTTCAAGGAGAAATTGATCGGCAGCGTCACCTCCGTCTCGACCGGGACATTATCGCGCTTGGCGGCGACGAAATGCCAGCGCCGGACGGCCTCGACGGCAGAACGGTCCAGAATCGGAAAATTGCTGCTTTTCTTCACACGAACATCATCGGGATCGCCCTGCGCCGAGATTTTGACGCTCAGCATGACCACGCCCTGCTGATTGGCCATTTTGGCGGATTCCGGATAGACGGGCCAATTTTTCATGACTTCGCCGGGAATCGGATGCGGCGGGACAAAAGCCCCTTCGGGCTTCGCATCGGCGGTCCCTTCCGCGTGAGCCGCAGCGAGTCCGCCGGCAAGACACAGCATGAGGGCGAGACTCTTTCGGCCCCGGCGCCAACCGGTCTGGTCATGAGCGGACGTCCCGAAGGCGGGATCACATCGAAGTTTTGGTTCTCTCATGCCGATATGTCCGATGCTTTTTTAAACGAAGAGGTGGGTGACCGATATAATCTTCTAACCTTCACCCCTTCTGTCAACAGCAACGCTTGAGCCGATTTTCGCGCGGCGTTCTCAACCGATAATATCCGGCGTTTGCCAGGCGATATGCTGACCTGCATCGACGGCAATCATCTGTCCGGTGACATTGCGCGCCTGCGCGAGATAAAGCACCGCTTCGGCAATTTCGTCTGGCGTGACGGCGCGCCCAAGCGGCAGGCCGGCCACCTCTTGTTCAAAGCCCTCCAGTCCCTGCTGGTGATTGGGCAGCACCGGGCCCGGGCCCACCGCATTGACGCGGATGCGGCGGGGCGCGAAAGCCTGGGCCATGGTCAAGGTCGCTGTCCACAAGGCCGATTTGCTTAAAGTATAGGAAAAGAATTGCGGCGACAGATGCCAGACGCGCTGGTCGACAATATTGACGATCACCGCCTCATTGTCTTGCGGCACTTGCGCCACGAAATCGCTGGCCAGAATGATCGGTGCGCGCAAATTAACCGCGAAATGCCGCTCCCAGAGCGCGGGAGAGAAATGCGCCGCATCATCCCGCTCGAAAAGCGCCGCATTATTGACGAGGAGAGCCATCGGCCCGAGTTTTTGGACAATTGCCTTCATGGCCCCGGAAACGGCCGTGAGATCGGCGAGATCAAAGGCAAAAACCTCAGCCGTTCCACCGTCCCGGCGGATGGCGGAAGCAAGTTCCTCCGCCTGCGGCCGCGACGCCTCGCTGCAATGGAGAGCCAGCCGGTAGCCCGCCGCCGCAAGACGCTCGGCAATCCGCCGTCCGAGCCGCTTGGCGGCGCCCGTCACGAGCGCTGCTGGCGACGACGGTTCAAGTCCCGTCTGTTCTCGCGCCGCCTGTTCCTGCATACCCTATCCCACCTCGATCATCTCCCGCTCGGACCATATCACAAGCCCGGAAGAAGAAGGCAAGGCGGCCAATATGGTCGTCACAGACGCTCAAGAAACCGTTTAGCGCGCAAGAGCGCTTTGCCGAAAGTGAAATGCGTTCTATCCCTTAACCGATATCCGGCCCGATTCGGACCTAGTATCGAGAATCGCAAATTCTCGGTACGCCCCTTTTTAAACCGTATCCACTTGTCCTCATTGAATCGCGACGAGTCGCGCTTCAATGAGGGTGGATACTAGATGGCCCTCAAACCAGGAGATCCGCATGACAAGGCCGCGTTCCACGGTGCGCGAGGATGGTGAAGAAACCGATTTCGGCTTCACCCGCGTCCCGTTGCAGGAAAAGCAGGCGCGGGTCGATGCGGTGTTCCACAAAGTCGCCTCCCGCTACGATCTCATGAATGATCTCATGTCGGCGGGGATGCACCGGCTCTGGAAGGATCAATTCACCGCGCAGGTCCGGCCTTCACGCACAGGCCCTTTCCGGCATCTCGACGTGGCTGGCGGCACCGGCGATATTGCCTTCCGCGTCGCGCGCGCCGGCACGCCCAAAACCGAGGTCACGGTGCTCGACATCAATGGTGACATGCTGGAGGTCGGCCGGGAACGCGCCAAAAAGCGCGGTCTTGCAGACAGGCTCACCTTCGTCGAGGCCAATGCCGAGGACCTGCCCTTTCCGTCCAATACATTCGATGCCTATACGATCGCCTTCGGTATCCGCAATGTGCCGCGTATTCCCCAGGCGCTTTCCGAAGCCTTTCGGGTGCTGAAACGCGGCGGCCATTTTCTCTGCCTTGAATTTTCGCATGTCGATATTCCGGGGCTCGACCGGCTCTATGAAACCTATTCCTTCCGGGCCATTCCCCTCATCGGCCAATTCGTGACGGGCGATGCCGAGTCCTATCGCTATCTGGTTGAATCGATCCGCCGTTTTCCCGATGCGGAACTGTTTGCCGATATGATCGCAGAGGCGGGATTCGCACGTCCCTCCTTTACCCGCCTGTCAGGCGGGATCGTCGCCATTCACAGCGGCTGGAAACTCTAGAGTTCTGAAAAGGCATCAAATTTATCCGGAAAGGATGCCCGCTTTTCGGATAGATGTGATGGTGTAAACCCTCCATCCCAGGACAAACCGCAGGTGCAATGGTGAGTTTTTCTCCCGGGTCATTCTTGCGTCTCGCGCGCGCCGGATTCGTGCTGGCTCGCGAGGGCGTCTTCATCGCGGTCGACCCAGTGCTGCTGCCACCGCCCGCGCGCTTGCCGCTCGCTCTGTCCAAGCTAATTGCCCGCAAGGGCGTCAAACCCGGCGGCAATCTCTCGCAAGCCTTCAGCCGGCTCGGTCCTTCCTACGTGAAATTGGGTCAGTTTCTGGCGACACGGCCTGATGTCGTCGGCCCCGTCGTCGTGCGGGAGCTCGAACATTTACAAGACCGGATGATGCCCTTCCCGCGTGAGATCGCGGTGGCGACCATCGAGGCTGCCTTTGGCCAGCCGATCGATAAGATCTTCGTGGATTTCGGCGAGCCACTCGCCGCCGCCTCGATCGCGCAGGTCCATCGCGCTGTCGTCCGGGACGCCACAGGCGAACGCGACGTCGCGGTCAAAATCATGCGGCCAGGCGTCGAGCGGCGTTTCAAACGCGATCTCAGCGACATGGTCTCCGTCGCCCGGCTCGCCGAACGCTTCATCTCAGACATGCGGCGCCTGAAACTCGTCGAGGTCGTCGACACGATGGCGCGGGCGGTCAAGATGGAAATGGATTTCCGACTGGAGGCATCGGCCGCCTCGGAATTTGCCGAAAATACCGCCAAAGACCTGGATTTCCGCGTGCCCGTCGTCGATTGGGACCGCACCACCAAGGATGTGCTGACCCTCGAATGGATCTCTGGCATCCCTCTTTCCGATGTCGAGGCGCTCGCCGCGCGCGGTTATGATCTTCCCGATCTCGGCCGCGTGGTGATCCAATCCTTCCTGCGCCAGGCCATGCGCGATGGCCTGTTCCATGCCGATATGCATCAAGGCAATTTGTTCATCGATGACCAGCAGCGCCTTGTCGCCGTCGATTTCGGGATTATGGGCCGCCTCAATTTCAATGAACGGCGTTTTCTGGCGGAAATCATCTATGGCTTCATCACGCGCGATTACCGCCGCGTCGCCGAGGTGCATTTCGAGGCGGGCTATGTCCCTCGCACCTATCGCATCGAGGATTTCGCCCAGGCGATCCGCGCCATTGGCGAGCCAATCCATTCCCGCACGGCCGATCAGATCTCCATGGCGAGGCTGCTGACCTTGCTGTTTGAGGTGACCGCCCTGTTCGAGATGAAGACCCGCACCGAATTGGTGATGCTGCAAAAAACCATGGTCGTCGTCGAAGGCGTGGCGCGTAAGCTCGATCCCAAGCTCGATATGTGGTCGACCTCCGAGCCCGTCGTGCGCCGCTGGATCGAGGATAATCTAGGCCCACTTGGCAAAATCCAGGACGCCGGCCGCGCGCTCGCCCAATTCAGTCGTTTCGCCAGTGATTTGCCGGCCTTCCTGCAACGCACCGAGGCGCTTCTCACCAATCTCGAAACCGTGACCGGAAGCGGCATCGATTTATCGGAAGCGTCCTGGCATTCCATCGCCAAAGCAACCTCCCGTGGCTCACGATCGAGCCATATCGCTCTGTGGATTCTCGCTCTTGCGGTTCTCGCGATTCTGTGGCGCCTTTCCTGAGGCCCAAGCCCCAGCCGTTTCAGCGGAAAATGCAACAAACTATTGAAAAAATTGATTTATGCTGAAAAGGTGATATCGGCGATGGCCATCGCCAGAAGACCGCAGAGCGGCGAATAGATCCATGTGTCGCGCCGCGCAAAGCGCGTCCCGATGATGCGCTTGAAAAAGCCGACATACCGAAAATCACCAATGGCCCGCGCCGCGAAAACAAGAGCAAGCAAACCTGTCGCGATTTTTGGCAGGGACCCCAAACGCCCGGGCAAAAGGAAGCCTGCCTGTATTGAGATGAGAAGGGCGGCAAGCGCCAAGGCCAGGGATACGGCCAGCGTGCCCAATGGCCTCGGTTGGAACACGGGTTTCCCGTCTTGTTCCGGAATGGCGGCCTCTTTGCCAAAACGCCCGCCAGCCGCCCAATAGGCATGGAGCAATGCAAGAAACGATAAAGTGATGATGCTGAAGAGGGCTCCAATCATAGTCGCGGCCTTATCACCGATCAGCGAGCCTTGAAGGTCTACGCCCGCATCATTGAGTTGAAACTTGTCAGTCTGATATTCCCGCCATGTTACCGGATCATAATCTGCTCAAGTGGATACGGTTTGAAAAGTGACGGATCGAGAATCTGTGATTCTCGATCCTGCCGGCAATACCCGCTTTGATATCGCGGACTCTATCTTTAATACCAACGGTCATAATAGATGACCGTTGGACCGCTCTTGAATTTTCGCTATCGCTTTGAAAAAGCGATAGCGAAAATTCAAGAAAGGAACCAAAGGTCGTTCTTTACGACCTTTGGTATAATACAAACGCGATGGTCTTTTCAGGTTCCCACAAGGCCCTTATTCCTGAACAATCGGGAGACGGGCAAGAAACTGGGCAAGAAACGGAATGGAAGCGTCTTCAAGTCAACGCATTCTCCTCGTCGTCGGCGGCGGGATCGCGGCCTATAAGACGCTCGAACTCGTGCGTCTTTTGCGCCGCCGAGGCCATTTCGTGCGCGTCGTTATGACCGACGCGGCCAGACAATTCGTCACTCCTTTGTCCTTTGCGAGCCTCTCCGGCGCGAGCGTTCCCGAAACCCTGTTTTCGCCGGACGAAGAAGCCAAGATGAGCCATATTGCTCTCTCGCGTGATGCCGATCTCGTCGTCGTCGCACCAGCGACCGCCGATCTTCTCGCCAGAATGGCGCAGGGGCTTGCCGATGATCTCGCCACGACCTTGCTGCTCGCGACCGATAAACGGGTGCTCGTCGCGCCCGCGATGAATGTGCGCATGTGGCTGCATCCGGCAATGCAGCGCAATATGGCGACGCTCCTCGCCGATGGGATCCTCCGTGTCGGACCGGAGGAAGGCGACATGGCCTGTGGTGAATATGGCCCCGGCCGCATGAGCGAACCGCAGGACCTTCTCAAAGCTATCGAGGACGCCCTGGCGGAGACACCAGCCTCCACCCTGCTTGCCGGTCAAAAAGTCATCGTGACCTCGGGGCCAACGCATGAGCCGCTCGATCCCGTGCGCTATCTCGCCAATCGCTCGTCCGGCAAACAGGGCCATGCGATCGCCGCCGCAGCGGCGGCGGCAGGTGCCGATGTTGTGCTCGTGAGTGGTCCCGTCGCGATTGCCGACCCGCCAGGCGTCACAACCCGGCATGTCGAGACGGCGCGCGACATGCTGGCGGCCGTCACCGAGGCTCTACCGGCGGATCTTTTCATCGGCGCGGCCGCCGTCGCCGATTGGCGTCCCCTCATCGATGCAGACGAAAAAATCAAAAAGAATGGCGGTGCGCCCCCTTCCTTGACCCTGGTCGAGAATCCCGACATTCTGGCGACCATCGCCAAAACGGGCCCGCACAGGCCAAAACTGGTGATTGGCTTTGCCGCCGAGACTCAGGCCCTGCTTGACCATGCACGCTCAAAATTGGAGCGCAAACAGTGCGACATGATCGTCGCTAATCATGTCGGCCGAGGGTCGGACGTCATGGGCGGCGATTTCAATCAGGTGACCTTATTGTCCCACTCCGGCGAGGAAAGCTGGCCTCCCTTGCGCAAGGAAGATGTGGCGCGCCGCCTGATCGCCACCTGCGCCAATCTGCTCGCGGAACAAGCCGAATGACAATGCCGCCTCCCCGGCCTCCCCGTATTCTCGTCAAACGCCTGGCGCATGCGGAAGGTCTCGCGTTGCCCGCCTATCAGACGGCGGGCGCGGCGGGGCTCGATCTCGCCGCCGCTTTGCCGCATGGCACCACATTGGTCCTGGAGCCCGGCGGACGCCATCTCTTGCCGACCGGCTTCTGTCTCGAAATTCCGGAGGGCTATGAAGCCCAGGTCCGCCCGCGTTCAGGGCTCGCGCGCAAACATGGAGTGACGGTTCTGAATACGCCGGGCACGATCGACGCTGATTATCGCGGCGAGATCGGCGTCATTCTGATCAATATGGGGGATGAGCCTTTCGAGATCGTCAGAGGCACGCGCATTGCCCAGCTCGTCGTCGCGCCCTGTGTGCAGGCCGAATTGATCGAGACGCATACATTGAGCGACACCGAGCGTGGTGAGGACGGTTTCGGCTCGACGGGGCATGGATCACACCAATGATCCTGTTGTCGCGCCGCAATCTCCTGGCACTCGCCGCTGTCACCGATATCGCTTTGCATGCGCGGCCCCTGCCGGTCGCCGCCAAGGCGCTTGCGAGCCGCCTGCAATTGCCGCCACGTCATCTTGAAACCCTGCTCCAAGCCTTGGTGAGGGCCAATATTCTCAAAGGTGTGCGGGGTCCACGCGGCGGCTATGAACTGGCACGCGAACGCCGCCGTATCACCGCCGCCGATATTCTGCGCGCCATCCTGAACGAACAGGATTCCGAAAACGGCCTTATTCAGCCTTGCGGGCTCGTCGAACATGTGGTCGGCCCTCTTGTGGAAGAGGCCGGCAAAGCCTTTGTCAGTGAATTGGAGCGCCTGACCATCGATGATTTCTGCCGGCTGGCGGAAACCAAGCAACTGAACCTCGGCCTTCCAGTCGGGCCGGATTTTGCAATTTAAAAAACACGAAAACTGGATCACAAGGACTTTTCGACCCATGACTCAGATCTACAAGGGGGCCACCGGCAAGGATCTCGCCGCCGCGCATGGCTATCACGCCGAAATCATGAGCGATGGGCAAAGCGCCGTTCTCAGCCTTCTCGATCTCAAGACCAAGACCTGGCGCATGGCGATCATCGAGGACGTCCCGGAATTGACGAGCAATGTTGCCTGTGACACCTATGTCGCGACACTCGTGGCCGCGCCCGAGACGATCAAGACCGTCACGGAAGACGAGGACGAAGCCTATTACGACCGCTGCCTCGATCTGGAAGACCAGTTCAAAGCCATCATCGACGGCAAGCAAGGCATTGATGTCGATGATGAGGAAGACGACGCGGATAATGA contains:
- a CDS encoding SDR family oxidoreductase, with product MQEQAAREQTGLEPSSPAALVTGAAKRLGRRIAERLAAAGYRLALHCSEASRPQAEELASAIRRDGGTAEVFAFDLADLTAVSGAMKAIVQKLGPMALLVNNAALFERDDAAHFSPALWERHFAVNLRAPIILASDFVAQVPQDNEAVIVNIVDQRVWHLSPQFFSYTLSKSALWTATLTMAQAFAPRRIRVNAVGPGPVLPNHQQGLEGFEQEVAGLPLGRAVTPDEIAEAVLYLAQARNVTGQMIAVDAGQHIAWQTPDIIG
- the ubiE gene encoding bifunctional demethylmenaquinone methyltransferase/2-methoxy-6-polyprenyl-1,4-benzoquinol methylase UbiE, whose protein sequence is MTRPRSTVREDGEETDFGFTRVPLQEKQARVDAVFHKVASRYDLMNDLMSAGMHRLWKDQFTAQVRPSRTGPFRHLDVAGGTGDIAFRVARAGTPKTEVTVLDINGDMLEVGRERAKKRGLADRLTFVEANAEDLPFPSNTFDAYTIAFGIRNVPRIPQALSEAFRVLKRGGHFLCLEFSHVDIPGLDRLYETYSFRAIPLIGQFVTGDAESYRYLVESIRRFPDAELFADMIAEAGFARPSFTRLSGGIVAIHSGWKL
- a CDS encoding XdhC family protein → MMMRDDDLLLLAQMWRESGRSVALATVVETWGSAPRPSGSHLVIDSEGHFEGSVSGGCVEAEIITEAMDVLEDGRARLLEFGVADETAWRSGLSCGGKIRVFVERID
- a CDS encoding nucleotidyltransferase family protein; its protein translation is MNEKKKVVAVILAAGQGHRFAATGGGNKLLAEFKGKALVRHVTEAALSSSACPVMVVTGHEREAIERILGDLPVSFVHNPDYGEGLSTSLRCALAALPQEAVGMIVLLGDMPLVTSTLVTDLVMRFEESSYESAAVFPSYRGRRGNPVLLGHKLFKAIAGLAGDQGARRLIESGSQDVLEWPVENAGILVDVDTEDSLKSIV
- a CDS encoding DUF3995 domain-containing protein, whose amino-acid sequence is MIGALFSIITLSFLALLHAYWAAGGRFGKEAAIPEQDGKPVFQPRPLGTLAVSLALALAALLISIQAGFLLPGRLGSLPKIATGLLALVFAARAIGDFRYVGFFKRIIGTRFARRDTWIYSPLCGLLAMAIADITFSA
- a CDS encoding RrF2 family transcriptional regulator; protein product: MILLSRRNLLALAAVTDIALHARPLPVAAKALASRLQLPPRHLETLLQALVRANILKGVRGPRGGYELARERRRITAADILRAILNEQDSENGLIQPCGLVEHVVGPLVEEAGKAFVSELERLTIDDFCRLAETKQLNLGLPVGPDFAI
- the dut gene encoding dUTP diphosphatase, with product MTMPPPRPPRILVKRLAHAEGLALPAYQTAGAAGLDLAAALPHGTTLVLEPGGRHLLPTGFCLEIPEGYEAQVRPRSGLARKHGVTVLNTPGTIDADYRGEIGVILINMGDEPFEIVRGTRIAQLVVAPCVQAELIETHTLSDTERGEDGFGSTGHGSHQ
- a CDS encoding XdhC family protein, giving the protein MRLALLAELNAARRARRPVLVITDLGSGHQRLIYADEIHASASEEDALDVSLKAAIETRLQLGQSGALDHNGHSLFIEVHRPPTRLIVIGAGHIAQALVPLARLTGFDVLIIDPRTAFATPERFPDVRIVSEWPQVALQEQTLDAHTAMAVLSHDPRIDDPALIEALRADCFYIGALGSRKTHDKRQDRLRAEGFDEADLARIHAPIGLDIGAVSPVEIAISIMAEIIASLKQKPARQPEAKGAVAEAAV
- the pcaD gene encoding 3-oxoadipate enol-lactonase; this encodes MTQILVAGRSFHVQVEGQEALPVLMLAHPLGADLGIWNALIEALLPHFRIVRYDARGHGGSSVVAGPYSIADLGRDALGLMDALGLDQVHWLGQSMGGMVGQWLLAHAPERIERAVLANTTARSNDPNVWNQRIATVRIHGMKAIAEAVLERWFTSAFRTANPALIEPIRQTLLRTTPEGYIACCAAIRDMDLHEAIRAVEQSVLVIMGQDDPSTPPTEGLAIAEAIEAAQTLLLEAAHISHIEANAPFTKAVVDFLTAPTRKLQSRRGPAIARSTARRPTSPRKTLTPVQVDKPPVKRTTTKPVPKKVATKAAPQKQANAPKSAVKKSLSRKGPPAKILDKSIDRTRDQGEKTETVQGGAKPTKSTFSRRPPTRRK
- the ubiB gene encoding 2-polyprenylphenol 6-hydroxylase, which translates into the protein MVSFSPGSFLRLARAGFVLAREGVFIAVDPVLLPPPARLPLALSKLIARKGVKPGGNLSQAFSRLGPSYVKLGQFLATRPDVVGPVVVRELEHLQDRMMPFPREIAVATIEAAFGQPIDKIFVDFGEPLAAASIAQVHRAVVRDATGERDVAVKIMRPGVERRFKRDLSDMVSVARLAERFISDMRRLKLVEVVDTMARAVKMEMDFRLEASAASEFAENTAKDLDFRVPVVDWDRTTKDVLTLEWISGIPLSDVEALAARGYDLPDLGRVVIQSFLRQAMRDGLFHADMHQGNLFIDDQQRLVAVDFGIMGRLNFNERRFLAEIIYGFITRDYRRVAEVHFEAGYVPRTYRIEDFAQAIRAIGEPIHSRTADQISMARLLTLLFEVTALFEMKTRTELVMLQKTMVVVEGVARKLDPKLDMWSTSEPVVRRWIEDNLGPLGKIQDAGRALAQFSRFASDLPAFLQRTEALLTNLETVTGSGIDLSEASWHSIAKATSRGSRSSHIALWILALAVLAILWRLS
- a CDS encoding energy transducer TonB, whose product is MLCLAGGLAAAHAEGTADAKPEGAFVPPHPIPGEVMKNWPVYPESAKMANQQGVVMLSVKISAQGDPDDVRVKKSSNFPILDRSAVEAVRRWHFVAAKRDNVPVETEVTLPINFSLKEGEQPAGAKSAPNPTPKPAPKTAAAKTVKPAAPKPAGSHSAPAASKSGAVTDHAPVADNGSAGSAPR
- the coaBC gene encoding bifunctional phosphopantothenoylcysteine decarboxylase/phosphopantothenate--cysteine ligase CoaBC encodes the protein MEASSSQRILLVVGGGIAAYKTLELVRLLRRRGHFVRVVMTDAARQFVTPLSFASLSGASVPETLFSPDEEAKMSHIALSRDADLVVVAPATADLLARMAQGLADDLATTLLLATDKRVLVAPAMNVRMWLHPAMQRNMATLLADGILRVGPEEGDMACGEYGPGRMSEPQDLLKAIEDALAETPASTLLAGQKVIVTSGPTHEPLDPVRYLANRSSGKQGHAIAAAAAAAGADVVLVSGPVAIADPPGVTTRHVETARDMLAAVTEALPADLFIGAAAVADWRPLIDADEKIKKNGGAPPSLTLVENPDILATIAKTGPHRPKLVIGFAAETQALLDHARSKLERKQCDMIVANHVGRGSDVMGGDFNQVTLLSHSGEESWPPLRKEDVARRLIATCANLLAEQAE